DNA sequence from the Methanofollis formosanus genome:
GAGGTGGCCGAGGGTCTGGACGTCGTCGCCTTCGACAAGACCGGCACCCTCACCAGGGGGACGCCGGCCGTGACCGACGTGGTGGGAGTCGGCGAGGACGAGGCCGGGGTGCTCGGCCTCGCCGCCGGCATCGAACAGAACTCCCAGCACCCGGTGGCCGCCGCGATCGTGCGCCGGGCAAAAGAAGAGGGGCTCGCTCTCCCGGAGAGCACGGGGTTTGAGACAGTCCGCGGCAAGGGGATCGTCGCCGCGGTCGGCGGACGGCGGGTGGCCCTTGGCAACCGCGCCCTCCTCGAAGACGAGGGAGTCGTGCTGGCGGGCCGGGCCGCGGAGGAGGGTGAACGCTATGAGGCGGAGGGCAAGACCGTCTCATACCTCGCGGCCGACGGTGAGGTCGTCGGGGTCGTCGCCGTCGCCGACACCCTCAAACCGACGGCGGCGAGGGCGGTCGAGGCGCTCAGGGAGATGGGGCTCTCGGCGGTGATGGTCACCGGCGACAACCCGCGCACGGCCAGGGCCATCGCCGACCAGGTCGGGATCGATCGGGTTCTGGCCGAGGTGCTCCCCGACGAGAAGGCGGCCGAGGTGCGGGCGCTCCAGGAGCGGGGCGGGCATGTCGCCTTTGTCGGCGACGGGATCAACGACGCCCCGGCCCTGGCCCAGGCCGACCTCGGGATCGCCATCGGCGGCGGGACCGACGTGGCCATCGAGAGCGGCGACGTGGTCCTGGTCAGGGACGACCTCACCGACGTCCCGGCCGCAGTGCAACTCGCACGAAAAACCATCGGCCGGGTGAAACTCAACCTCTTCTGGGCCTTCGCCTACAACGCCGCCCTCATCCCGGTGGCCGCCGGGGTGCTGTACCCCTCCTTCGGGATCGTCTTCAGGCCCGAGTTCGCGGGCCTCGCCATGGCCGCCAGTTCGGTCACGGTCGTCACCCTCTCGCTCCTCCTGAAAGGATATATACCCGAAGCAAAGAGGGAAGCCTGATGGAGATCGATCCGGTCTGCAAGATGAAAGTCGACCCGGCGACGGCGAGGCATATCACCGAGTACAGGGGAAAGACCTACTATTTCTGCGCCCCGGGGTGCAAGAAGGCGTTCGAAGCGGAGCCTGAGAAGTATCTGAAGGAGTGAAGGGAGGGGAGTCGCGGGAGCAACGCCTCCGGTGCGTATGGGAGGGAAGGCGCGATGATCAGACGTGCCGCCTACAATCGCAGAACCTTTCCCGTCGTCTCGTGCCGGGGGGTGTTGCCCCCCCCCAGAACCCTCCACGAAGAAGATAGGAACAGGGCGACGATTGAGTGATCCCCCTGTCGCGAGGATAGGTATCCGCCCACACGGTGAAGCGCTGCTCAGAACAATATTCAACCGCGTATGCTTGAGCCCGGGGTTCATGCCTGACTCTGTCCAATTTTCGGCTTTGTAGAATCGGGCATGAACCCTGGGCTCAAGCATACGGGATGAAAATTTTCTGAGCTGCGCTACGGCGTGTGGGCGGGATCCCAATCCTCGCGACAGGATCTTTGGAAGATCTAGTTTCATCGCCGCCCCGGTTATCCTCGTCGTGGGGGGCCGGGGGCAGAGCCCCCGGCGCGAGATTGCGGGAAAGATTTGACGATTACGGGCGGCCGATCCATCAGAGAGATTTTCTATCCTCTGCGTATCGGCTTCAACGGGATATGGCAAGTTCAAACTCTCATGCAAACCTGAAGAGAGGATCGTCTGGATCATTTTCATGGTAAATCGTCTTGATGGTTCTCTTCGACGGGGGGCGTGCCGCCCCCCGAACCCCCCGCGCGAGCGATAGGCGGTGGACTGTAACCCCCCTTTCAGGGTCATTGCTCCGCCTTCCGCCCCAATCTTCATCCAGGGGGTCCGGGGGTCTTCCCCGGCGTGAACAGGAGGGAAGGCGATGGATGAAGGTCACAGGGGGGTTGAGGTGATGAAAAGAGGATAGTTTCTACAGAGCCCAATTTTCCTCTATTCGCATCCGAATACAGACGAACCGATCTCTCCACCGGGGCCGAGCCCGTCCCGACGGAAAAACGCCCATACCGGCCCCCATCCCGGGATCAGAAGGCTTGATCCGGGCTCACATTGCAGAGATCGAGCATCCCGATAAATCAACGCCAGTTCAGAAAACGCGGCCATTATCATAGATCTGTCCCGCCCCCTGAGGGTCAATATGAGCACGGAGGATATTCTCCCCCATGAACTCCGGGTACGGCTGCATATTGCCGTTGAGAGTGCACGGAAATCGCCGCGATTGGGGATGGGCCGGGGTGTCAGGATAAAGCCGGAAATGAGAGTTCAGCATACACGATGAAGTACCATTTATGCACGGCTTCGCCCCTGGACCGGCATCAAAAACCAAACGCCCTTCGAGTCCGCTCCGGCGTATCGGATAGACCCGACTCCGGTCACTCTCTTTCCGCATCGGCAGGCCGGAAATACGAGGCTCCAATCGGAACCGACACATTATATAAATTGAAAGAATGAATCATCCCCCATTCACGACTCCAAGAGGCAAAAACGATAGATTCACTCGCCTGGTGGCAGAGCATGATGATTAAGCCACCCGATCAGCAGGATGAAAACAAATCTTGACCGAAAAACAGAGAAAATACATCTCGCCAGATAATATCACGAAATCTCTGATATATTCTGCAAAGAAATATACTTTTAAGTAGGGGGGGGTCTCAAATAGAGACACAATTGATTTTACGGGTGAGCGACGGATTGACCAGAACATTTGTGCCAAAGAGGGTGTTTTTCACCTGCGGCGTGGGACGGGACTCCGAGTATCTCGGATCCTTTGAGATGGCGTTGCGAGCAGCAAAGATCGAGTGTTACAATCTGGTGACCGTGAGTTCGATCCTGCCGCCCAAGTGCCGGATCATCCCGCGCCGCGACGGCCTCGCCGACCTCGAGCCGGGAAGCATCGTCTTCACCGTCATGTCGCGGATCGCCTCCAACGAACCGCACCGGCGGATCTCGGCCTCTATCGGCGTTGCCATCCCTGAAGACATGGAAAATCAGTGGGGATACTTCGCCGAGCACCACGCCTTCGGCGACGGGAAAGAGAAGACCGGAGAGTATGCCGAACGCCTTGCATACAATATGTATAACAGCATCACCGACAAGATCCCGGAAAAAACCCTTAATATCACCGAGAGTGCAGTCGTAGATGAAGAAGGCACCTGGACCACCGTACTCGCGGCCACCGTCTTCCTCATGGAGTAGAGATGACATCACGCACACGCGCACACCACACCATCTGTCCGTACTGCAACGAGGAGGTCTACCTTGAGGAATTGATCGGCGGAAAGTGCCCGCTCTGCGGTTCTCCCCTCGAGGACCTCGAGGACGAGTGCCTCGAAATGGACGACGCGCTCGAACGCTCCGACCTCTCCTGGCTCATCGGCCACTACTTCCTCTTCAAGAAACTCGACGAACTCGGGGCCAACCCCCTCCAGGCCATGCAGATCATCGAGAAATTCGAGGAGAAGCGAGAGGACGGGAACGCCGGCGACAACGCCGCCGACAACGCCGCCTTCGAGATCGAACTGCCCTATACTCGTCGGGAGCGCCTCCTCCCCCGGCACTGCGCAGACTGCGGCCGCCTCTTCTTTAAGGGCGGGAAAAAGATCTTTGCCGGCGACACGAACAAACCCGGATATTCCGTCTTCTTCCGGTGCCCCACCTGTTCTCAGTGAAGATATTCCGGAAGAGTCCGGGAGACGGACCTCTGCCTGGATCATATTCCTTTTTTTCGGCGGCGTAGAATTGCTCATGAGGCGAAGGCACGCCTCACGCATACGGGATGAAAATATCATATCAGAACTGGATCGATTCCTGACCCACATCCTTCCGAACGAGGAGCGAATCGAAGTCGAGCATCATGCCGCCCCTCGGCCATCTTCGTTGTGGGGGGTCCGGGGGGTGCAACCCCCCCGGCGCGAGATGGCAGGGAAATCTCGACGATGGGGGCGGCAGATCCATCAGAGGAAATTTCTATCCTCTGCGTATCGGCTTCAACGTGATATGGAGAGTTCAAACGCTCATGCAAACCTGAAGAGAGGATCGTCAGGATCATTTTCATAGTAAGTGAGCATGAACCCCGGGTTCAAGCATACGCGATGAAAATGTCTCGTCGCTTGCTCTCTCTCTTTTCAAGACTGAAGAATCGGTGGAGACCTCAATCCATCGCCGCACCCACCCCATCCCCTCGCGAGACGGCAGGAACGATCGTGCGATAGGGGGCGGCACATCGGATCATCATGCTTTCCCAAACACTCGCACCGTGGGCGCCGCCAGGGTGAGTACAGGAGGGGGTCGGCCAACCCCCTCAAAACAGAGAGATCTGAGACGATCTCAGTACGTCCGTGCGATCACGGTCGAGGTTCCCTGCCGACCGCAGACCGCACACGGACCCTCGGATATTGTGATATGCTCGCTGCGCACCTCGGTCCCGAGGACGCTCCCGTTGGTCGCTTTTTCCAGTTCTTCGGCGCAGGCCTCGTCGCCGCACCAGTGGACGACCGCGATCCCGGTCTTGACCGCCTCGGCCGCTTCCTCGACACTCCCGGCCTCGGTGATGTGCGAGGTGAGGAACTCCTCGGCGTTCGTGCGCAGACGGGCCGCATAGGCGCCCAGGATCTCGGGGACCGCGGTGACGACCTCGTCACGCTGCACCGTCGTCTTCTCGCCATCCCTCGTGACGGCGACGACCGTGCCGGCGTCCAGGTCGCGCGGCCCGACCTCGACCCGCAGGGGCACGCCGTGCATCTCCCAGTGATAGTACTTCGCGCCCGGCCGCATGTCCCTGGTATCGATCTTCACCCTCAGGCCCGAATCCTGGAGTTCGGCCTTCAGCACCTCGGCCGCCGCCAGCACCTCGTCGGCGCGCTTCTTCATGATGATCGGGATGACGACCACCTGGACCGGGGCCACCTTCGGCGGGAGGACAAGACCCTTGTCGTCGCCGTGGACCCCGATCGTCGCCGCAATGCACCGCTCCGAGATCCCGTAGCAGGTCTGGTGGACATACTGCTGCTGCCCCTCGGCGTCCTCGTAGGTGATCTCGAAGGTCTTCGAGAAGTGGTCGCCGAGGTGGTGGACCGTTCCCACCTGAAGCGTCCGGCCGTCGGGCATCAGGGCGTCGACGGCCATCGTGTAGTCGGCGCCCGGGAACTTGTCCCAGTCGGGCCGGCGGGAGATGGTGATCGGGATGCAGAGGTCGTCGTAGAACCTGGTGTACAGCGAGAGGGCGATCTCCACCTGCGCGGCCGCATCGTCCCAGGTGGCATGGGCGGTGTGGGCCTCCTTGAACGAGGTGATCTCCCTGAGACGGATGAGCGGTCTCGTGTGCTTCGTCTCGTACCGGAAGGTGTTGACGATCTGGTAGACCTTGAGCGGGAGGTCGGCGTGCGACCTCACCCAGAGGGCGAACATCGGATAGATGGAGGTCTCGCTCGTCGGCCGGAGGGCCAGAGGGATGTCGAGTTCGGAGAGACCGCCGTGAGTGACCCAGTAGACCTCGTCCTCGAACCCCTTGATGTGCTCGGCCTCTTTCATGAACTCGGTCTTTGGAATGAGAAGCGGGAAGAGCGTCTCCTCATGATCGGAGTTGTCGAGGAGGTCGCGGAGGATGGCATAGGTCTGCCGCCGCAGCCCGAACCCGAAGGGATACCAGACATACAGCCCCTTGACCGGGTAGCGGACGTCCATGATCTCAGCCCGCCAGAGCACGTCATTGTACCATGCCGAAAAGTCAGATTTTGATGGGAGTGAACCGCTCTCTTCTTCCATTGGGGTACCTCAAATCACCATATGTAGGAGTGCGGGCGTAATAAATGCCTCTATAACGGCCGCCACGACGAGAAGAGGGACGACAATACGGAGGAATTGCCCGCCCATCCTGGTGGCCTCGGCCACGGCGTCGCCCCGGCCCGTCAGTTCGGCCACCAGCGCCCTGGCCAGGGCAAGACCGAGGGCGCCCGAGATGAAGATGGCCGGAAGCTCGAAGATCCCGTGAGGGACGATCCCGACTGCCAGGCCGAGCGGGCCGAGGGTATCGACGACCTCGTTGACGAAGATGCCGACGACCAGACCGTTGGAGAAGAGGATGAAGAAGGTGAGCAGCCCGAAGGTCGCCCCTCCCAGGAAGAGGATCGCACAGGCCTGGAGGTTGTTGAGGAAGATCTTCGCCGCAAGCATGAGGGGCGCGTCGTCGGCGACCTGGGCGAAGACACCTTCTTTGACGGTATCCATGAGCGTCTGTGCCGCGGGGTCGCCCGAGGCCGCGAGGGCGTAGCCCGCCCCGCCGCCACCGAAAAAGAGGAGGAGGGCGACGGCCAGCGGGAGAAGAAGTGCGTCTCTAGACATAGAGCACCATACGCATCAGGTCCCTGATCCCGGGCGCCATCCCGACGACGATCATCGCGAGCAGGACCAGGTGCCAGAAGGCAGGACTCCCCTCCTTCCGGTAGAGTTCAAGGATGTAGATCGCCGGGACGATCACCACCAGTTTCAGGAGGAACATCGAGAAGGCCGTGCCGGTCAGGCCGATGAGATGGGAACCGACGACATGCTGCTCCACATAATGGAGTGGATGGAGGTCGATCCCGAAACTCGTGGCGCTTGCGTCGAGCATGTGCCCGAAGATGAGGAGCGTGTACAGGGGTTCGGCGACATACTCCCAGCCGGCGAGATACCGAAGGGCGCCCCAGACGATGGCCGTCGTGACCACCGCCATCGCCGGGATGACGAAGAGGACGAAGAGGTCGATCTGGGTGTGCGTCGCCCCCCAGTACATCAGGAGAAGGAAGGACGCCACCGAGAGGACGATCCCGGTCCAGGCATAGGGCCGGGCATAGTCGGAGACCACGCCTCTGAGTTCGAGGAGACGGGAGACAAAGAGGGCCCCGGCGGTGATGAAGAAGATCACGAAGAAGATGAGCGGGGTGATCAGCAGGAACCTGACGTCTGAGGTGATCATCCCGGTGTCCTCGACCACCCGCAGGAGTCCGCCGAGCACGACGTACGGGATGGTGGAGAGGACGAACTTCCGGTCCACCGAAATTCCGAACCGCTGGAGGCCCCGGTAGACGAGATAGACCGCGATGATCAGGATTATCGCATACGTAAGCGTATCGACGACCGTGTACGCCTGACCGTACCTGATCGGATCGATGTAATATTTGTAGATGAAGTCCCTAATCATCTGTGATCTCAATGGGCGGAGAGGGTATTAAAGTACTCAGGGAGAAGGTCTTTGACAAGTCCAAGTGGATGCAGCTCCCGCGTGACGTGCTCATCGGGCATAACATGCTTGATGAACTCCCCTCGGTCTGCCAGGACCTGGGCCTCGGCAGACATGCCCTGCTTATCACCGGTGAGCGGACGAGGGCGATCGCGGGCGACCGGATCGCCTCCCTCCTGGAAGATCGGTGCGAGGTGACCACCTTTATCGTCCGCGCCGGTTCTCTCGACGAGATCGCGGTCGCCGAAGAGGTGGGGGCCGGGGCCGACTTCGTCATCGGCGCCGGGGGCGGCCGAGTCATCGACACCGCCAAGATCGTCTCGTACAACCTCGACCGCCAGTTCGTCTCGGTCCCGACCGCGGGGGCCCACGACGGGATCGCCTCGGCGAGGGCCTCGATCCCGACCCCTGAAGGGAGCGTCTCGCTCGATGCCCACCCGCCGATCGCCGTCGTCGCCGACACCGCGATCGTCGCCGCCGCTCCGCCCCGTCTCCTGGCCGCGGGGTGTGCCGACATCATCTCCAACTACACCGCGATCCTGGACTGGGAACTCGCCCACCGCCTCAGGGGCGACGCCGTCTCGGAATACGCGATGGCCCTCTCGAAGATGACCGCCGAGATCGTCGTGAAGAACACCGGGGTGATCAGCGCCCGGACCGAAGAGAGCGCCTGGATCGTGATGAAGGCCCTCGTCTCTTCGGGGGTGGCGATGTCCATCGCCGGGTCCTCCAGGCCAGCGAGCGGGGGGGAACACAAGTTCTCCCACGCCCTCGACCGCCTCGCCCCAGGGAAGGCGCTCCACGGCGAACAGTGCGGGGTCGGGGCGATCATGACGATGTACCTCCACGGCGGGGACTGGCGGTGGATCCGGGACTCGCTCAAGAGGATCGGGGCGCCGACGACCCCGGCAGAACTGGGGATCGACGACGAGACCGCGGTCGAAGCCCTTCTGGAGGCCCGGACCATCAGGCCGGAGCGGTTTACGATCCTGGACATGGGCCTCTCCAGGGAGAGTGCCAGGCGGCTTGTCAGGATGCTGTATGAGAAGGAGTGAGGAGTCATGGCCAAACCAAAAACAAAAGTAACCCTGCTCGGGACGTGCCTCGCGGAGATCGGGCTCGAGTTCGTATACGAGGGCGAGGCGACCGGGTGCAGGAACTGCAAGCTCTGGAAGGTCTGCCACAACCTCCAGCCAGGGAAAAAGTATCAGGTCGTCGCGGTCAGGCCGAAGACCAGGCAGGAGTGTGCCGTCCACAAGGACGGAGTCTGTGCGGTCGAGGTGATCGAGGCCCCGGTCACCACCCTCATCCCGGCCGACCGGGCCATCCTCAACTCCAGTCTTCACTTTGAGTCCGCCTGCACCAGGACCGGGTGCCGGAGCCATCATCTCTGCCACCCCGACGGGATCATCGAGGGCGAGAAATATATCGTCGCGAAGGTGCTGGGCAGCGGCCCCGACGTCTGCGAGAAGGGGCGCATCCTCAAACTCGTCGAACTGCGGCCTGTGGGGGCCTGACCACAGAAGTTTCAGATCCTTTTAGAAAACCTCACTTTTTGACCCTGAAGATATTCTCTTGATGGTTCTCTCTGGCGGGGGACGGCGAGAGCGCGTGATCCAACAGAATAATGATCGAACCACTCCTGTCCTGGTTCAATCTTCGGGATCGCGACGGCGGGGAGGTTTGGTGATCGCGTGCCGTCACCGATCACTGAATAATATTTTCTGTCATTTCGCGAGAAGATGGGGCGAGGGACAGCACGCGGTGGTGTCCTCCTCAGAAAAATGATCGGCTCGCTCCCGTCTCACTCCTATCTTCGGAGTCACGACGACAGTACAGCGTCATGATCAGCACATGCCGTCCCCCTCATCACCGGATCTGTCCTGCCTTTTCGCGAGAAGATTGGGCGGGGGACGGCGACAGAGATCAACCTCCTCCCGTCCGGTTCTATCTTCGGGGTCATGAAACCGGGACAGCGTTGTGATCAAAATGTGCCGTCCCCGATTACTGAATTTGTTCTGGTATTTCGCGAGAAGATCGAACGGGGGACGGCACCACGCGTGATCCTACCGAACGATGATCGGCCCGCTCCCGTCTCACTCCTATCTTCGGGGTCACGACGACGGTACAGCGTCATGATCAGCACATGCCGTCCCCCTCTTCACCGGATCCGTCCTGCCTTTTCGCGAGAAGATTGGGCGGGGGACGGCACCACGCGTGTTCCCGATGAATAATGATCGGCCAGTTCCCGTCTCACTCCTATCTTCGGGGTCACGACGACGGTACAGCGTCACGATCAGCACATGCCGTCCCCCTCTTCACCGGATCTGTCCTGCCTTTTCGTGAGAAGATAGGGCGGGGGACGGCTCCACGCGTGTTCCCAATGAATGATGATCGGCCTGCTCCCGTCTCACTCCTATCTTCGGGGTCACGACGACAGGGCAGTGTGATGTTCAGACCATGCCGTCCCCCTCTTCACCGGATCCGTCCTGCCTTTTCGCGAGAAGATTGGGCTGGGGACGGCACGGGGTGGCGTGGTCCTCAGGATAATGATCGGCCCGCTCCTGTCCGGGTTCTATCTTCGGGGCCATGACGACGAGAAAGGTACGATGATCCAAACATGCCGTCCCCCTCTTCACCGGATCTGTCCTGCCTTTTCGCGAGAAGATTGGGCGGGGGACGGCTCACGCGTGTTCCCGATAAATGGGCTCTGTAGAAAACATCCTCTTTTCATCACCACAACCCCCCTGTGAACTGAATCTATCGCCTTCCCTCATGCTTATGCCGGGGGCTCCGCCCCCGGACCCCCGGGATGAAGATTGGGGTGGAAGGCGGAGCAATGAATATGAAAGGGGGGTTGCAGTCCCCCGCCTATCGCTCGCGCGGGGGGTTCGGGGGGCGGCAAGCCCCCCGTCGAAGAGAACCATCAAGAT
Encoded proteins:
- a CDS encoding YHS domain-containing protein; translated protein: MEIDPVCKMKVDPATARHITEYRGKTYYFCAPGCKKAFEAEPEKYLKE
- a CDS encoding pyruvoyl-dependent arginine decarboxylase — protein: MPKRVFFTCGVGRDSEYLGSFEMALRAAKIECYNLVTVSSILPPKCRIIPRRDGLADLEPGSIVFTVMSRIASNEPHRRISASIGVAIPEDMENQWGYFAEHHAFGDGKEKTGEYAERLAYNMYNSITDKIPEKTLNITESAVVDEEGTWTTVLAATVFLME
- the proS gene encoding proline--tRNA ligase; amino-acid sequence: MEEESGSLPSKSDFSAWYNDVLWRAEIMDVRYPVKGLYVWYPFGFGLRRQTYAILRDLLDNSDHEETLFPLLIPKTEFMKEAEHIKGFEDEVYWVTHGGLSELDIPLALRPTSETSIYPMFALWVRSHADLPLKVYQIVNTFRYETKHTRPLIRLREITSFKEAHTAHATWDDAAAQVEIALSLYTRFYDDLCIPITISRRPDWDKFPGADYTMAVDALMPDGRTLQVGTVHHLGDHFSKTFEITYEDAEGQQQYVHQTCYGISERCIAATIGVHGDDKGLVLPPKVAPVQVVVIPIIMKKRADEVLAAAEVLKAELQDSGLRVKIDTRDMRPGAKYYHWEMHGVPLRVEVGPRDLDAGTVVAVTRDGEKTTVQRDEVVTAVPEILGAYAARLRTNAEEFLTSHITEAGSVEEAAEAVKTGIAVVHWCGDEACAEELEKATNGSVLGTEVRSEHITISEGPCAVCGRQGTSTVIARTY
- a CDS encoding stage II sporulation protein M, yielding MSRDALLLPLAVALLLFFGGGGAGYALAASGDPAAQTLMDTVKEGVFAQVADDAPLMLAAKIFLNNLQACAILFLGGATFGLLTFFILFSNGLVVGIFVNEVVDTLGPLGLAVGIVPHGIFELPAIFISGALGLALARALVAELTGRGDAVAEATRMGGQFLRIVVPLLVVAAVIEAFITPALLHMVI
- a CDS encoding DUF63 family protein, coding for MIRDFIYKYYIDPIRYGQAYTVVDTLTYAIILIIAVYLVYRGLQRFGISVDRKFVLSTIPYVVLGGLLRVVEDTGMITSDVRFLLITPLIFFVIFFITAGALFVSRLLELRGVVSDYARPYAWTGIVLSVASFLLLMYWGATHTQIDLFVLFVIPAMAVVTTAIVWGALRYLAGWEYVAEPLYTLLIFGHMLDASATSFGIDLHPLHYVEQHVVGSHLIGLTGTAFSMFLLKLVVIVPAIYILELYRKEGSPAFWHLVLLAMIVVGMAPGIRDLMRMVLYV
- a CDS encoding NAD(P)-dependent glycerol-1-phosphate dehydrogenase, which encodes MGGEGIKVLREKVFDKSKWMQLPRDVLIGHNMLDELPSVCQDLGLGRHALLITGERTRAIAGDRIASLLEDRCEVTTFIVRAGSLDEIAVAEEVGAGADFVIGAGGGRVIDTAKIVSYNLDRQFVSVPTAGAHDGIASARASIPTPEGSVSLDAHPPIAVVADTAIVAAAPPRLLAAGCADIISNYTAILDWELAHRLRGDAVSEYAMALSKMTAEIVVKNTGVISARTEESAWIVMKALVSSGVAMSIAGSSRPASGGEHKFSHALDRLAPGKALHGEQCGVGAIMTMYLHGGDWRWIRDSLKRIGAPTTPAELGIDDETAVEALLEARTIRPERFTILDMGLSRESARRLVRMLYEKE
- a CDS encoding UPF0179 family protein, encoding MAKPKTKVTLLGTCLAEIGLEFVYEGEATGCRNCKLWKVCHNLQPGKKYQVVAVRPKTRQECAVHKDGVCAVEVIEAPVTTLIPADRAILNSSLHFESACTRTGCRSHHLCHPDGIIEGEKYIVAKVLGSGPDVCEKGRILKLVELRPVGA